The sequence CCTCCGACGCGAGCGCGGCGGTCGGGCACCCCGCGCCCGGAGCATCGCGGTGCTCGGGGCTCAGGTACGCGCGGACCGCCAGCTCCACATCGCCCGCGCGGAACGCCTGTTCGAGCTGCACGTGTCGGTGCTTCAGCGCCCGAACGAGGGTCTCGCGAACGAGTGCCTCCTTCGACTTGAAGTGCGTGTAGAAGGTCCCGACCGTCAGACCCGCCTCGCTCATGATTTTCGCGAGGCCCACGGCCGCGATGCCATCTTCGCGGAAGAGGCGCGATGCTGCCTCCACGATCCGGTCGCGTGCGGCTTCGTTGTGTCCAGGGGCGTATCGCATGGCGCTCTCCGTTCTCGCCTCGCCGATGCCATCGTAATCATACTGCAAAAGTCGACAAGGGCTCGCGCGACGAAAGAAATCGGCGCCGGCCCCTTGCGTCTTCCTGATGGCAGTATAACTATACTGCCACGGGTCGACGCGGTCTCGACCCACGGAAACAGGAAGTCATGAGAGCCCTCGTCCTCGCGCGTTACGGCGGACCCGAAAACGTCGTGTTTGCAGATGTCCCCCGGCCGGTGCCGAAGCGGGGCGAGATCCTCGTGCAGGTCCACGCGGCCGGATTGAACCCGATCGACAACGTGATCCCGAAGGGCTCGTTCAAGCCCGTCCTCAAGCTCACGTTGCCTGCAACCATGGGCAGCGATCTGGCGGGGGTCGTCGTCGAGGTCGGCGCCGGCGTGACCCGCTTCAAGGAGGGCGACGAGGTGTTCGCCAGCCTGTTCGATCTCGGCTCGGGCTCCCTCGCAGAGTTTGCGGTCGTGCCGGAGAGCGCCGCCGCGCTCAAGCCCTCGAACGTCGACTTCGTCCCGGCCGCCTCGGTTCCGATGGTCGGTCTGACGACCTGGCAGGCGTTCACGGAGCGCGCCCGCGTGCGACCCGGCCAGAAGGTGTTCGTCCCCGCTGGCTCGGGCGGCATCGGCACGTTCGCCATCCAGCTCGCGAAGCACCTCGGCGCCACGGTGGGTACGACCACGAGCAGCGGGAACGTCGAGCTGGTGAAGCGCCTCGGGGCCAGCGAGATCGTCGACTACACGAAGCAGGACTTCACGGACGTGCTGCGCGGCTACGACGTCGTGCTCGGCACGTTGAAGGGCGCGGAGCTCGAGAAGTCGCTGCGC comes from Myxococcales bacterium and encodes:
- a CDS encoding TetR/AcrR family transcriptional regulator, which produces MRYAPGHNEAARDRIVEAASRLFREDGIAAVGLAKIMSEAGLTVGTFYTHFKSKEALVRETLVRALKHRHVQLEQAFRAGDVELAVRAYLSPEHRDAPGAGCPTAALASEVARHPRGTRQAFASESAPSLDLVADGLSERRGGKKVSRADAAAFFGLLAGTLQLARATPDRAESDAILEAGVRAALRLASPDNEPTARARAR
- a CDS encoding NADP-dependent oxidoreductase, with the translated sequence MRALVLARYGGPENVVFADVPRPVPKRGEILVQVHAAGLNPIDNVIPKGSFKPVLKLTLPATMGSDLAGVVVEVGAGVTRFKEGDEVFASLFDLGSGSLAEFAVVPESAAALKPSNVDFVPAASVPMVGLTTWQAFTERARVRPGQKVFVPAGSGGIGTFAIQLAKHLGATVGTTTSSGNVELVKRLGASEIVDYTKQDFTDVLRGYDVVLGTLKGAELEKSLRVLEPDGIVVSLVGPLDADFGRARRMGALFVFIFRLMSFWIRRQARKLRVRYSFLFVHASGSQLSEIGELLREGTITPVIDRVFPFDQAKEALAYLETGRAKGKVVVQLR